In Nonomuraea sp. NBC_00507, the following are encoded in one genomic region:
- a CDS encoding CHAP domain-containing protein, whose amino-acid sequence MQKFIELLEGQLGYAERASGYTKFGEWYGKNVEFDADYSGAPWCEMYLSWAAHKLGYEEWVGQFAWTVAHAKWFKEQGAWGKKPKPGAFVYYDWSGSNDVDNIDHVGVVTRVEGDTIFTIEGNIDGGVAKRKERDTSKVVGYGYPEQIKARLDEDAAREASEAKKKAEEQASLPPGPGTDVGVLQLPGGSLTSHLPQGEREEAAKPPLAARPEPTRTSAEKTQEAAPAPAATSSSSAAGKGVAKGKHAKPSTADTTSATAEPLPTHVDTSVTSSLPTVDSPTLIGSALIAALALLAVAKTRHSRVRLATATAADAAARPAANHRRRRRRRRASSGAPADAPLWTTQLRDPLEPTAAPERPAVAADAELIAGLTVSGAEAHVAGRVSVPSGAGQASEQVRRLLGTRPFDPFADAAPRRTADRPAADTRPLTHAFDAPLDTGPFEPCWETGPMRRIRDADPVEPDFDRSRFEFTDETGPLQRIRDVDPFAPAPGAGPIGRDGWPGHAVRPDRDAGPVIVDAGPFQRVVIPGATSAFDAFTPVGSAVPVGDILNSSDIGTASYRGRRRRQGPSSEERFTALPTDLPPRGRRHRTTGFPPASPRHHDRELVGAISATSSGRPSRGRHRA is encoded by the coding sequence ATGCAGAAGTTCATCGAGTTGCTCGAGGGCCAGCTCGGCTATGCCGAGAGGGCCAGCGGATACACCAAGTTCGGCGAGTGGTACGGCAAGAACGTCGAGTTCGACGCCGATTACAGCGGCGCCCCCTGGTGTGAGATGTACCTTTCGTGGGCCGCGCACAAGCTCGGCTACGAGGAGTGGGTCGGGCAGTTCGCGTGGACGGTGGCGCACGCCAAGTGGTTCAAGGAGCAGGGAGCCTGGGGCAAGAAGCCCAAGCCCGGCGCATTCGTCTACTACGACTGGAGCGGGTCGAACGACGTCGACAACATCGACCACGTCGGTGTTGTCACCAGGGTCGAAGGCGACACGATCTTCACCATCGAGGGGAACATCGACGGAGGCGTCGCCAAACGCAAGGAACGTGACACCAGCAAGGTCGTCGGCTACGGGTATCCGGAGCAGATCAAGGCCCGCCTGGACGAGGACGCGGCCCGGGAGGCCTCGGAGGCCAAGAAGAAGGCTGAGGAGCAGGCGTCGCTGCCGCCCGGGCCCGGCACCGACGTGGGCGTGCTGCAGCTGCCGGGGGGCTCGCTCACGTCCCACCTCCCCCAAGGCGAGCGCGAAGAAGCCGCCAAGCCTCCGCTCGCGGCCCGCCCCGAGCCCACCCGGACCTCCGCCGAGAAGACCCAGGAGGCGGCTCCGGCACCTGCCGCGACCTCTTCCTCGTCCGCCGCGGGCAAGGGCGTCGCGAAGGGCAAGCACGCCAAGCCGTCCACCGCCGACACCACGTCGGCCACCGCCGAGCCACTCCCCACGCACGTCGACACCTCCGTCACCAGTTCGCTGCCCACGGTGGACTCCCCGACGCTGATCGGCTCGGCCCTGATCGCCGCACTGGCCCTGCTCGCCGTCGCCAAGACCCGCCATTCCCGGGTACGCCTGGCCACCGCCACGGCCGCCGACGCGGCCGCCCGCCCGGCCGCGAACCATCGACGCCGCCGCCGCAGGCGCCGTGCGAGCTCCGGCGCGCCCGCCGACGCCCCTCTGTGGACCACGCAGCTCCGTGACCCCCTCGAGCCCACCGCCGCCCCCGAACGACCTGCCGTCGCCGCCGACGCCGAGCTGATCGCCGGGCTCACTGTCTCAGGCGCCGAAGCACACGTGGCCGGCCGCGTCTCCGTGCCGTCGGGTGCCGGTCAGGCGTCCGAGCAGGTGCGGCGGCTGCTCGGCACCCGGCCCTTCGACCCGTTCGCGGACGCCGCGCCGCGCCGGACCGCCGACCGCCCCGCCGCCGACACGCGTCCACTCACGCATGCCTTCGACGCGCCCCTCGACACCGGCCCCTTCGAGCCCTGCTGGGAAACCGGCCCCATGCGGCGCATCCGCGACGCCGATCCGGTCGAGCCCGACTTCGACAGGAGCCGGTTCGAGTTCACCGACGAGACGGGGCCGTTGCAGCGCATCCGCGACGTCGACCCGTTCGCGCCGGCTCCTGGCGCGGGCCCGATCGGACGCGATGGGTGGCCGGGCCACGCCGTACGGCCCGATCGCGACGCCGGTCCGGTCATCGTCGACGCCGGGCCGTTCCAGCGGGTCGTCATTCCGGGGGCGACCAGCGCGTTCGACGCCTTCACGCCGGTCGGGAGCGCCGTCCCTGTCGGGGACATCCTCAACTCCTCGGACATCGGCACGGCGTCCTACCGAGGGCGTCGCCGGCGTCAGGGTCCCTCCTCCGAGGAGCGGTTCACCGCCCTCCCCACCGACCTCCCCCCGCGCGGCCGCCGCCACCGCACGACCGGGTTCCCACCGGCCTCTCCCCGGCACCACGACCGCGAGCTGGTAGGCGCGATCAGCGCCACCTCCTCCGGACGCCCCAGCAGGGGCCGCCATCGCGCCTGA
- a CDS encoding acetate--CoA ligase family protein: MSVYEHEVYEHEVKALLSEAGVPVPRGVVIRDLDGATGGEPDIPAGGDLDIAAGGDLDFTAAAGLAEPLVLKAFGPGLVHKSDAGAVVLGLRAADLPAAAMEMRSRLPGVAGFLVEEQAAAGVELIVGVVRDVAFGPVLLAGLGGIWTEALRDTALGLCPVSERDARRMLASLRGAPLLHGFRGTPPVDVDALVKLLMTVGGPGGLWERLELGEFELNPVIAGPSGVVAVDARYVPAEPGEPAAARDTADFLPLFEPKAVAVVGASTTRPNFGNMFLDFYKAAGIPLVAVHPEADEVAGVRAVPSLAHADVDYALVAVPAERCPDVVRQAAGVPFVQVMSGGFAEAGRAGLEDELVEAARAAGTRLLGPNCMGVYCPRGRQTFVGGGLGPAGSVALISQSGGLAGEVIKVGEQRGLAFSRVVTVGNAADVTPAELLRWLATDPETGAVGLYLEDPRDGRELYDALRASDLPVVLLVGGRSGQGQQAAASHTGGLVSDRRIWETVAAQAGAALVSSQDDLIGTLAFFQAHGSRVTEGDGVLVVGPSGGASVLAADAFDAAGVRLDPLPGDVLEELRGLGVAASGNPLEVPVGPLGRAGLVPEVIDAIVRRRPCRDVVAHVNVQAFFTYGTAAEPLYAYTRALAGAQDALPRTRVTLVTRNGECAPAGVEDEVRRIAAEAGIPVYRTMEAASAAIAGAIAAGGRYGAA; encoded by the coding sequence GTGAGCGTCTACGAGCACGAGGTCTACGAACATGAGGTCAAGGCGCTGCTGAGCGAGGCCGGGGTGCCGGTGCCGCGCGGCGTCGTCATCCGTGACCTGGACGGCGCGACCGGCGGGGAGCCGGACATCCCGGCCGGCGGGGACCTGGACATCGCAGCGGGCGGGGACCTGGACTTCACGGCTGCCGCGGGGCTCGCCGAGCCGTTGGTGCTGAAGGCGTTCGGTCCTGGGCTGGTGCACAAGTCGGATGCCGGGGCCGTGGTGCTCGGCCTGCGCGCGGCGGACCTGCCGGCGGCGGCCATGGAGATGCGCTCCAGACTGCCCGGCGTCGCGGGCTTCCTCGTCGAGGAGCAGGCGGCCGCCGGGGTGGAGCTGATCGTGGGCGTGGTCAGGGACGTCGCGTTCGGCCCGGTGCTGCTGGCGGGGCTCGGCGGGATATGGACGGAGGCGTTGCGGGACACGGCGCTGGGGCTGTGCCCGGTCTCGGAGCGAGACGCGCGGCGCATGCTGGCCTCACTGCGGGGGGCTCCGCTCCTCCACGGCTTCCGCGGAACCCCGCCCGTGGACGTGGACGCCCTGGTCAAGCTGCTCATGACGGTCGGCGGTCCCGGTGGGCTGTGGGAGCGGCTGGAGCTGGGCGAGTTCGAGCTGAACCCGGTCATCGCGGGCCCGTCGGGCGTGGTGGCGGTCGACGCGCGCTACGTCCCCGCCGAGCCCGGGGAGCCGGCGGCCGCCCGGGACACCGCCGACTTCCTTCCGCTCTTCGAGCCGAAGGCGGTGGCCGTGGTCGGGGCCTCCACCACCAGGCCGAACTTCGGGAACATGTTCCTCGACTTCTACAAGGCCGCCGGAATCCCGCTGGTCGCCGTGCACCCTGAAGCGGATGAGGTGGCCGGGGTGCGGGCGGTGCCGTCGCTGGCGCACGCGGATGTCGATTACGCGCTCGTCGCCGTACCGGCCGAACGGTGCCCTGACGTGGTGCGGCAGGCCGCAGGCGTGCCGTTCGTGCAGGTGATGAGCGGCGGCTTCGCGGAGGCGGGCCGCGCCGGGCTGGAGGACGAGCTGGTCGAGGCCGCCCGCGCGGCCGGGACGCGCCTGCTCGGCCCCAACTGCATGGGGGTCTACTGCCCGCGCGGCCGGCAGACCTTCGTCGGCGGCGGGCTCGGCCCCGCCGGATCGGTCGCGCTGATCTCGCAGAGCGGCGGGCTCGCTGGGGAGGTGATCAAGGTCGGGGAACAGCGCGGGCTGGCGTTCAGCCGGGTCGTCACCGTGGGGAACGCGGCCGACGTCACCCCGGCCGAGCTGCTGCGCTGGCTCGCCACCGACCCGGAGACGGGAGCCGTCGGACTGTACCTGGAGGACCCGCGCGACGGCCGGGAGTTGTACGATGCGCTGCGCGCGAGCGACCTGCCCGTGGTGCTGCTGGTGGGCGGGCGCAGCGGGCAGGGGCAGCAGGCGGCCGCCTCGCACACCGGCGGCCTGGTCAGCGACCGGCGGATCTGGGAGACGGTGGCCGCGCAGGCCGGGGCCGCGCTGGTGTCCAGCCAGGACGACCTGATCGGGACGCTGGCGTTCTTCCAGGCGCACGGCTCCCGCGTCACCGAGGGTGACGGGGTGCTGGTGGTGGGACCGAGCGGGGGTGCGAGTGTGCTGGCGGCGGACGCGTTCGACGCGGCCGGGGTACGGCTGGACCCGCTGCCCGGCGACGTGCTGGAGGAGCTGCGCGGGCTCGGCGTGGCGGCGTCCGGCAACCCTCTGGAGGTGCCCGTGGGGCCGCTCGGGCGGGCCGGGCTGGTGCCGGAGGTGATCGACGCGATCGTCCGGCGACGGCCGTGCCGTGACGTCGTGGCCCATGTGAACGTTCAGGCGTTCTTCACGTACGGGACCGCGGCCGAGCCCCTGTACGCCTACACGCGGGCGCTGGCCGGGGCGCAGGACGCGCTGCCGCGCACTCGGGTCACCCTGGTCACCAGGAATGGCGAGTGCGCGCCCGCGGGTGTCGAGGACGAGGTGCGGCGGATCGCGGCGGAGGCCGGGATCCCCGTCTACCGGACCATGGAGGCGGCCTCAGCGGCCATCGCTGGGGCCATCGCGGCTGGAGGTCGTTATGGGGCTGCTTGA
- a CDS encoding acyl-CoA dehydrogenase family protein has translation MDLDFSPAERDFRAEVRDWLSTHAPGPLPSMDTPEGFAAHRAWEARLADARLSVVSWPEEHGGRGASLIEWLIFEEEYWAAGAPARVTQNGIFLLAPCLMRFGTPEQRARWLPRMARGDDVWAQAWSEPEAGSDLAALTSRAEPVPGGWRLYGHKTWSSRAAYASHGFGLFRTSGTRHKGLTYFMFHLDDVAVRPVAQLDGLPGFAELHFDGVFADESMVLGEVGEGWRIAMATTSSERGLTLRSPGRFLATADRLVTLARDAGDPALADRAARCWVEAEAYRLHTFGTARTIMAGAEVGTAASMGKVFWSELDLRMHALAMELLGERAGETPWLDGFLFSLAGPIYAGTNEIQRNIIAERVLGLPR, from the coding sequence GTGGATCTCGACTTCTCCCCGGCCGAACGGGACTTCCGCGCCGAGGTTCGCGACTGGCTGAGCACGCACGCGCCGGGACCGCTCCCGTCCATGGACACCCCCGAGGGCTTCGCGGCGCACCGCGCGTGGGAGGCGCGGCTGGCCGACGCGCGGCTGTCCGTCGTCTCCTGGCCCGAAGAGCACGGCGGGCGCGGCGCCTCCCTGATCGAATGGCTGATCTTCGAGGAGGAGTACTGGGCCGCCGGCGCCCCCGCCCGCGTCACCCAGAACGGGATCTTCCTGCTGGCGCCGTGCCTGATGCGGTTCGGCACGCCGGAGCAGCGTGCGCGCTGGCTGCCGCGGATGGCCAGGGGTGACGACGTGTGGGCGCAGGCGTGGTCCGAGCCGGAGGCGGGCAGCGACCTCGCCGCGCTGACGTCCCGGGCGGAGCCCGTGCCCGGCGGCTGGCGGCTGTACGGGCACAAGACGTGGAGCTCGCGGGCCGCGTACGCCAGCCACGGGTTCGGCCTCTTCCGCACGTCGGGGACGCGGCACAAGGGGCTGACGTACTTCATGTTCCACCTGGACGACGTCGCGGTCCGGCCCGTCGCGCAGCTCGACGGCCTGCCCGGCTTCGCCGAGCTGCACTTCGACGGCGTGTTCGCCGACGAGTCGATGGTGCTGGGCGAGGTCGGAGAGGGGTGGCGGATCGCCATGGCCACGACCTCCTCCGAACGCGGACTGACGCTGCGCAGCCCCGGCCGCTTCCTGGCCACGGCCGACCGGCTCGTCACGCTGGCCCGGGACGCCGGCGACCCGGCGCTCGCCGATCGCGCCGCCCGGTGCTGGGTGGAGGCGGAGGCGTACCGGCTGCACACCTTCGGGACCGCACGCACGATCATGGCGGGGGCGGAGGTCGGCACGGCGGCCAGCATGGGCAAGGTCTTCTGGTCCGAGCTGGACCTGCGGATGCACGCGCTGGCCATGGAGCTGCTGGGGGAGCGGGCGGGGGAGACGCCGTGGCTGGACGGGTTCCTGTTCTCGCTCGCCGGGCCCATTTACGCGGGCACGAACGAGATCCAGCGCAACATCATCGCCGAGCGGGTTCTGGGGTTGCCGCGATGA
- a CDS encoding class I adenylate-forming enzyme family protein — protein sequence MARSPYGNYGHAILTAGAMRTPDRVALTYCGEQSFTYDELNRNVNRRANALLAQGITPGQRVAALLNETLLVAEVYLAQAKIGAVTAALNPYWPVETLRDVVAASGCTAFVYDATVEQVVEQIKGSLPGVTKWINAADLTGASDEEPPTAGFHDDPLALYYTSGTTGLPKAVVHTHASSLATAQIWLDVPRGPDSVFGTGAIIWGIGFPAIVGPALYAGMRLVLEQDWGPANFLRVVPRERVTHVSQIPSFYAALLGSAEHEGVDLSSIQVIMLGGEPLTATMLDRIKARLPQAGVFSYYGQTEAPYTCMGRVDDGSTPLGSSGRARTGNAVRITDPQGNRVVDEVGEINLAGPHRMTEYDGLPDKTAEVLRGEWYVGGDLGTLSADGVLRVLGRREDSILKGGVWSQPVAIEEAASALDGVAEAGAVGVPEGASEQRILLAVVPRAGHSLDASKLALALADSLPAHQRPDHIVVAEELPHSQDASGGPGKLLRREIREQYGHLPA from the coding sequence ATGGCGCGATCACCCTACGGCAACTACGGCCACGCGATCTTGACCGCCGGCGCGATGCGCACGCCCGACCGGGTGGCGCTGACGTACTGCGGCGAGCAGAGCTTCACCTACGACGAGCTGAACAGGAACGTCAACCGGCGCGCCAACGCCCTCCTGGCCCAGGGGATCACGCCGGGGCAGCGGGTGGCGGCGCTGCTCAACGAGACGCTGCTGGTGGCCGAGGTCTACCTGGCGCAGGCCAAGATCGGGGCGGTCACGGCGGCGCTGAACCCGTACTGGCCGGTGGAGACGTTGCGTGACGTCGTGGCGGCCTCGGGGTGCACGGCGTTCGTCTATGACGCGACGGTCGAGCAGGTGGTGGAGCAGATCAAGGGGTCGCTGCCGGGTGTGACCAAGTGGATCAACGCGGCGGACCTGACGGGGGCATCCGACGAGGAGCCGCCGACGGCGGGCTTCCACGACGACCCGCTCGCCCTCTACTACACCTCGGGAACGACCGGGCTGCCGAAGGCGGTCGTGCACACGCACGCGTCGTCGCTGGCGACCGCGCAGATCTGGCTGGACGTGCCGCGCGGCCCCGACTCGGTGTTCGGCACGGGCGCGATCATCTGGGGCATCGGCTTCCCCGCGATCGTCGGGCCCGCGCTCTACGCGGGGATGCGACTGGTGCTGGAGCAGGACTGGGGGCCGGCGAACTTTCTGCGGGTCGTCCCCCGCGAACGGGTCACGCATGTGTCCCAGATCCCGTCGTTCTACGCCGCCCTGCTGGGCTCGGCGGAGCACGAGGGCGTGGACCTGTCGTCGATCCAGGTGATCATGCTGGGCGGGGAGCCGCTGACCGCCACCATGCTGGACCGGATCAAGGCCAGGCTGCCGCAGGCGGGCGTGTTCTCGTACTACGGGCAGACCGAGGCCCCGTACACCTGCATGGGGCGGGTGGACGACGGCTCGACGCCGCTGGGGTCCTCCGGGCGGGCCCGTACCGGGAACGCCGTGCGGATCACGGACCCGCAGGGGAACCGGGTGGTCGACGAGGTCGGCGAGATCAACCTGGCCGGTCCGCATCGGATGACCGAGTACGACGGCCTCCCGGACAAGACCGCGGAGGTGCTGCGCGGCGAGTGGTACGTGGGCGGCGACCTCGGCACGCTCTCCGCCGACGGCGTGCTGCGCGTGCTGGGCCGGCGGGAGGACTCGATACTCAAGGGCGGCGTGTGGTCGCAGCCGGTCGCGATCGAGGAGGCCGCCTCCGCCCTGGACGGGGTGGCCGAGGCCGGCGCGGTCGGGGTGCCCGAGGGGGCGTCCGAGCAGCGGATCCTGCTGGCCGTCGTGCCGCGAGCCGGGCATTCGCTGGACGCCTCCAAGCTGGCGCTCGCCCTGGCCGACTCCCTCCCCGCCCATCAGCGGCCCGATCACATCGTGGTGGCCGAGGAACTGCCGCACTCGCAGGACGCCTCGGGCGGGCCGGGCAAGCTGCTGCGCCGGGAGATCCGCGAGCAGTACGGGCACCTGCCGGCGTGA
- a CDS encoding glucose 1-dehydrogenase produces MGLLDGKVALITGGARGMGAAHVRLFLAEGARVVFGDVLDEDGKALAEETGATYVHHDVRSPAEWERAVATAVELHDKLDVLVNNAGILKFRRIADMSLEDFDQIVDVNLKGTWLGIKSVIEPMKAAGRGAIVNISSIEGFVGAEGLSAYAASKFGIRGITKSAARELARFKIRVNSVHPGAINTAMAMDPDMAKEVDAEAFVKSMVIKRFAKPVEVSHVVAFLASDRASYCTGSEFTVDGGLLTGAGY; encoded by the coding sequence ATGGGGCTGCTTGACGGCAAGGTCGCGCTCATCACGGGCGGGGCGCGGGGTATGGGCGCGGCGCACGTGCGGCTGTTCCTCGCGGAAGGCGCGCGGGTGGTCTTCGGGGACGTGCTGGACGAGGACGGCAAGGCGCTGGCGGAGGAGACCGGCGCCACGTACGTCCACCACGACGTACGGAGCCCGGCCGAGTGGGAGCGCGCCGTGGCGACGGCTGTCGAGCTGCACGACAAGCTGGACGTGCTGGTCAACAACGCCGGAATCCTGAAATTTCGCCGGATCGCCGATATGTCGCTCGAGGACTTCGACCAGATCGTCGACGTCAACCTCAAGGGCACCTGGCTGGGGATCAAGTCGGTGATCGAGCCCATGAAGGCGGCCGGGCGGGGCGCGATCGTGAACATCTCGTCGATCGAGGGCTTCGTCGGCGCCGAGGGGTTGTCGGCGTACGCGGCCTCGAAGTTCGGGATCCGGGGCATCACCAAGTCGGCGGCCCGCGAGCTGGCCCGGTTCAAGATCCGAGTGAACTCGGTGCACCCGGGTGCGATCAACACCGCGATGGCCATGGACCCGGACATGGCAAAGGAAGTGGACGCGGAGGCGTTCGTCAAATCCATGGTCATCAAGCGCTTCGCCAAGCCGGTGGAGGTGTCGCATGTGGTGGCGTTCCTGGCCTCTGACCGGGCCAGTTACTGCACGGGGAGCGAGTTCACCGTGGACGGCGGCCTGCTGACCGGCGCGGGATACTGA
- a CDS encoding acyl-CoA dehydrogenase family protein — translation MTMTFGFTDEQLALAATVRDVLRAHCPPAALRSERRPGWEQLAALGFFGLLLPPESDGLGLGLADLVPALEETGRACLPGPVVETAVAAPSLLAGAPKLASGAVCVSVLLPGQVYAPDADLADLIVVAGSDGLRLVTRESARLTPRPGVDPCRPLFDVAFEDSERLGGSAVPALRRATVATAAQLIGVARELLAVSVAYARVRRQFGAAIGSFQAVKHQLADVAVAVEFAAPLVYRAALAVDGDVATVERDVSAAKAAAGEAATFAARVALQVHGAIGYTEELDLRFWIARAWSLSAAYGTTAAHRECIRAAVLDGNVRRYP, via the coding sequence ATGACCATGACCTTCGGCTTCACCGACGAGCAGCTCGCGCTCGCCGCGACCGTGCGTGACGTGCTCCGGGCGCACTGCCCGCCGGCCGCGTTGCGGTCGGAGCGGCGGCCGGGGTGGGAGCAGCTGGCCGCGCTGGGATTCTTCGGGCTGCTCCTGCCGCCGGAGAGCGACGGGCTGGGGCTCGGCCTGGCCGACCTGGTGCCCGCACTGGAGGAGACCGGGCGCGCGTGCCTTCCCGGGCCTGTCGTGGAGACCGCCGTCGCGGCGCCGTCCCTGCTGGCGGGGGCCCCGAAGCTGGCCTCAGGGGCCGTGTGCGTGAGCGTGCTGTTGCCCGGGCAGGTGTACGCGCCGGACGCCGATCTCGCCGACCTGATCGTCGTGGCCGGGAGCGACGGCCTGCGGCTGGTCACCAGGGAGTCGGCCCGCCTCACGCCCCGGCCCGGCGTCGATCCGTGCCGGCCGCTGTTCGACGTGGCCTTCGAGGACTCCGAACGGCTGGGCGGATCGGCGGTACCGGCGCTGCGGCGGGCCACGGTGGCGACCGCCGCGCAGCTCATCGGGGTCGCCAGGGAGCTGCTGGCGGTCTCGGTGGCCTATGCCCGGGTGCGGCGGCAGTTCGGGGCCGCGATCGGGTCGTTCCAGGCGGTCAAGCACCAGCTCGCCGATGTGGCCGTGGCCGTGGAGTTCGCGGCGCCGCTGGTGTACCGGGCCGCGCTGGCGGTGGATGGGGACGTCGCCACCGTCGAGCGGGACGTGAGCGCCGCCAAGGCCGCCGCTGGGGAGGCCGCCACGTTCGCCGCCCGGGTGGCGCTGCAGGTGCACGGGGCCATCGGGTACACCGAGGAGTTGGATCTCCGGTTCTGGATCGCCCGGGCCTGGTCGCTGTCGGCCGCGTACGGCACCACGGCCGCTCACCGCGAGTGCATACGCGCCGCCGTACTGGACGGCAACGTGCGGAGATACCCGTGA
- a CDS encoding helix-turn-helix domain-containing protein, with translation MQGLLLRLSTLDADAESAVRVIAYFDSLLRDHVSVPVLLAATARLAQCPVGLFDAATGRRTRTSPGGAVDTPATSPAEVRELSSGLGSVWMEREGAAHGLDEIVLERYAAAAEVTLERAAALAQAGQDPALVELVLSAETGEAERARALRLLGFSPSAPLQALAIALPSGNGLAAGLRTMGHQVREARIGDTEAVLVATNLSDSALPDGARVGIGPALPGTRAAESWAGARTALRFTGPHDRVMRWSELGALALFADLPEAAPAGLADVRAMERLGDEATAAVRALCLAGSIRGAATAMHLHHSSMAARIARAEAALGFSLADAPGRLRAHLALALVRLRANSATGRTPA, from the coding sequence GTGCAGGGACTACTGCTGCGGCTGTCCACGCTGGACGCCGACGCGGAGAGCGCGGTGCGGGTCATCGCGTACTTCGACTCGCTGCTACGCGACCATGTGAGCGTGCCCGTGCTGCTGGCCGCCACGGCGCGGCTGGCGCAGTGCCCGGTCGGCCTGTTCGACGCGGCCACCGGCCGGCGCACCCGCACGTCGCCCGGAGGCGCCGTGGACACGCCCGCGACGTCCCCCGCCGAGGTCAGAGAGCTGAGCTCCGGGCTCGGGTCGGTCTGGATGGAACGCGAGGGCGCGGCGCACGGGCTCGACGAGATCGTGCTCGAACGGTACGCGGCCGCCGCCGAGGTCACGCTGGAACGAGCCGCCGCCCTGGCGCAGGCGGGTCAGGACCCGGCGCTGGTCGAGCTGGTGTTGTCGGCCGAGACCGGCGAGGCGGAGCGGGCCCGGGCGCTGCGCCTGCTCGGTTTCAGCCCTTCCGCCCCGCTGCAGGCCTTGGCGATCGCGCTGCCCTCCGGCAACGGGCTGGCGGCCGGGCTGCGCACGATGGGCCACCAGGTGCGCGAGGCCAGGATCGGAGACACCGAGGCCGTCCTGGTGGCGACCAACCTGTCGGATTCCGCGCTGCCCGACGGGGCACGGGTGGGCATCGGACCAGCGCTGCCCGGCACGCGGGCGGCCGAGTCGTGGGCCGGCGCGCGTACGGCACTGCGTTTCACCGGCCCGCACGACCGGGTGATGCGCTGGTCGGAGCTGGGCGCGCTGGCGTTGTTCGCCGACCTGCCGGAGGCGGCGCCAGCCGGGCTGGCCGACGTCCGGGCGATGGAACGGCTCGGCGACGAGGCGACGGCCGCGGTGCGGGCACTGTGCCTGGCCGGCTCGATCCGCGGCGCGGCCACCGCCATGCACCTGCACCACAGCTCGATGGCCGCCCGCATCGCCCGCGCCGAGGCGGCGCTGGGCTTCTCGCTCGCCGACGCGCCCGGACGCCTGCGCGCCCACCTGGCCCTCGCCCTGGTCCGGCTCCGCGCGAACTCCGCTACAGGCCGTACGCCCGCTTGA
- a CDS encoding TIGR03619 family F420-dependent LLM class oxidoreductase, with amino-acid sequence MKFGVPLGLLHPAAWKDVAVAADELGFESVWLPEHLVFATDLSLAAYPGTSAPAIKPATPLFDAPAYLCWLAAFTSRVRLGTAVQLLALRHPFVSARAFATLDVVSGGRAVCGVGAGWYRGEWEAAGIPFGTRGARLDEAIEVVRRLWTEPVVAHSGRFYSFPEVAFEPKPVQRRLPVLAGGESPAALRRAARLCDGWISMPHTLESIKPQLDRLGAGVPVTAHAYALASPEEVPAWAALGVERLIVRPWTRGRDAVAGLITFAERYGVGGDG; translated from the coding sequence GTGAAGTTCGGTGTGCCGCTCGGGCTGCTGCACCCCGCCGCGTGGAAGGACGTCGCGGTGGCCGCCGACGAGCTGGGGTTCGAGTCGGTGTGGCTGCCCGAGCACCTCGTCTTCGCCACGGATCTGTCGCTGGCCGCCTACCCGGGCACGTCCGCGCCGGCGATCAAGCCCGCGACGCCGCTGTTCGACGCGCCTGCGTACCTGTGCTGGCTGGCCGCGTTCACCTCGCGCGTCAGACTCGGAACGGCGGTGCAACTGCTCGCCCTGCGCCACCCGTTCGTGTCCGCGCGCGCCTTCGCGACCCTGGACGTGGTCTCGGGCGGGCGGGCCGTCTGCGGGGTCGGGGCCGGCTGGTACCGGGGGGAGTGGGAGGCGGCCGGGATTCCCTTCGGCACGCGGGGGGCGCGGCTGGACGAGGCGATCGAGGTGGTCAGGCGCCTCTGGACCGAGCCCGTGGTCGCCCATTCCGGGAGGTTCTACTCCTTCCCCGAGGTCGCCTTCGAGCCGAAGCCGGTGCAGCGGCGGCTGCCCGTGCTCGCGGGCGGCGAGTCGCCGGCCGCGCTGCGCCGGGCGGCGCGGCTCTGCGACGGGTGGATCAGCATGCCGCACACCCTCGAGTCGATCAAGCCTCAGCTCGACCGGCTCGGGGCCGGCGTTCCCGTGACCGCGCACGCCTATGCGCTGGCCTCGCCCGAGGAGGTGCCCGCCTGGGCGGCGCTGGGCGTCGAACGCCTCATCGTCCGCCCCTGGACCCGCGGCCGCGACGCCGTGGCCGGCCTGATCACCTTTGCCGAGCGGTACGGGGTCGGCGGCGACGGCTGA